TCGAACCCTAAAATTCAACTTTGTGTAATGGAAAACTGCTGCTTAACTTTATGTCTTTCATGTCGACATGGGTTAAGCAATTGGAACTAAATGCCGGGcatacatgccatgtccatttggaagtggataaaagtTCTTAATATAACAAGATAGCTTAGTGAGTGTGCATACTAAGAATTTCGTTTTAATCATCAATCACTTCCTAATCCTACAATcgtcacaacccctaaacctaggaacaaaAGAATGATAGGAAGAATGCATTTCcagtttgaatttgtttttcccaagtcctacggggtttgcttcgctgattatccatttcatttcctttttctagtCCTCTGGAACTTcttagtaagcaattaaaccacgtatgccacatagatttacaaaataagtaGGTATAGAATACACGTGAGgaattgtgcttatttattccatttcTCTTTAGTGAGGCTAGTCTGTAGATTCTATGTAAGCaacctgaaccctttttgaaacgaGTTTTCTTTTTAGGCCCGAAGGGGTTGTTTAGATTGTCTTTATCACTTGGGGATTTAAAAagcattttagaataatttttactttttctttctaagcaaatgattttcaaagctttctccatttttctcctttctagtgTGGCTCGATATTtcttcaaatcatttaagtgctttgccaccttttcattttcatctttcaagaatgttttcttctttgatatctcaactagaattctatgcatttaaaatgaggtcttttctagttctatatgtgagggcatgctttcattgtaaaattcaatacatgattcatcacaaagttTATTACGATAACATTCATACgaatcaatgcatacagtatTATCATTAAAACCAATAGatgactcatcatacaatatatcacaTGATTTGGCACAAGAGTCATCAAAGCATGCATCACATGGATTATTGTCTGAGCTAATAGCATAGATATCACTCGGGCAATCGGATGATTCATTGCATGATGTATTCCAgtattcaacatgagaatcatcaagtgcattaATGACAAAACTATCataatattcaatagatgattcaacattagATCCATCATAGCAATCAGCAATAGGATCATCTACGGAGGCTAAGATAGGGGCATATACCTCACTGACTGTTACTGCAATTCCCCTACTATTTACCATtgcctgagtggtggtctcattctcctgggactctccatattttctttcgagttcatcccagatattctgtgcactactacatgccacaatctcaacaaaaatattagtctcTACAGAACAGTACAGtatatccatggcattagaattaatcatattaaagtcattttcatttatttgtacacatcgTCCTTTAGCAGTctcaagccagaccctccagtccatagatttcataaatatggtcattctaacttttcACATtgtgtagtcgacaccacaaaatactggaggattggaaagtgactgtcccttgccaaatggggatacaacaatgtgagtcattgcgatctttttacaaaaatgtttaagtcaagtACAAcgaagctctaataccaattgttagaattggtgtattcccaagaggggggttgaattggaatttaaaactttttcactaggttaatttatccaacaatagtaaatacacaacctagggtcagtctatacaattttcaaatgcgtagataagtataatgtggaaattaagtcatacacatcattcacctataacatacatgtgcggtaagtataaattgcagaaatataatcaaacacacgatatgttatcggggttcaatcaactgtgcctacgtccccgcctctagctcgcaagccataggattccactaatagctcacttaagggtggaacggcaccgtttacaactaggtcaaattaacataaggCTGACCTcgaccttaaccaggtcaaaataacggggctgacctcaacctacacgccttaacagaacgacgcacctagctttcctaaccgagtctaagtcaatccaggactattccagggctagtctccctcttcaggcctgtgcctggatatacaacaaatgtgtatatgatTAGATGGTACAGTgtttgtgcttttgtgtaaagcagatatgtacccaaatgcgcgtaataacatacaccacaatatgattcaatatgtaagctcaatgtggtctaaatggttcaactctcaaaggtattttctatcagtgtaatgcatacatgagagtgtcaaacaagcaatctttgtatcacaagatattcaacaaataagttcacacaaagatgtcaagtctcaagcaTATCAATAAGCAAGATATcttaagcatgtaagtattaaattaatgtgtatgcttggtttgcaaaagatgtgtattctttgtattcaacaaataatatatgagtggaagaatattgtaacaaagatcacTGTCACACAAACagatatctcttcaaatattttgcaagataaaagcgcaatagatattcggaagtgtttgaaaaagtttttgcaaccaaaaacaaatacactcttctcaagatcttgcaatgaagatgcaagcttagaagatctaacaaagtcttcttaggatagacttatcaacaaagacCCCTAAGAATCCTcaggttttgctttcaaataaaattatgtcaaacaaacaaaatatgaagagcaaaccttcccaaacacaaactcaatctacttacaaatgatgtaggcgataatagaaggtaagcttgagttatttgagtaagaaaatgagtagtatagggtttttatttttcaaagaattcttccctaatcaaggtggctaatcacccataattttctcaaatgagctcatatttatagacatgagagataatatgaccgttggggacctattaggtattattaggaaagtttaatgatgtttaaagcattttaactctgtttaaaaaatattaagtgtggtaaaaaattagggcaacctgaaaggttcggtcgaccagaataggttcggtcgaccaagtctcatatggttcaatcgaccaggagacttttgaactaaggtcttggtcgaccaggagaagaagatttctcaatttttcgaggttcggttgaccaggccattttgaactggctggttcgattgaccaggctgctgggaattctcccgaggactctccggtcgaccaggtagttggagtacaaaagtggtcggtcgaccagatggtcaaacttttgacctagggaggtttcggtcgaccagaactttttgaactacctgattcAGTCATTGAGATGGTCAAACTTtaacccagggaggtttcggtcaaccaggtcaaAATGAATTGACTTAACtagtcaaccgaaagtgcaccatgtgtacATTTCAGTCACGTTTCGAAACAAACaagccttattcaagtgcctaacaaacatatgtgtaaatatgtgtgtcctagggtcacttgtcACTTGAGGtttaatttgaagacaccgaaaaagtctggtgtcggtcgaccggtctttctaaggtcctttctcattcatggtttgtttgagcttacgtaataaatcatacatgtgatgtgtgtgagcttattacaaaccaaatagccctaattaatattacagaccaattaaatatattacaatactgaattataaattggtttTCAGGCTTtgtttgctttgtgcacatcttgatcttaacagtcttagttcctgcacaaaaactcaaacacacattagatacaatgagtatttgtcataatcaaaatcgggcatgaccaataaggtcaacacttttaCATTGCCTCCTAAAGTGACCCATTTTCCCACAGTTACAGCATTGTACTTGTTGGCTCGATCTAGATTTACTTCTGTTCTGATTAGAATTTCTAGATTTTGATCTGCCTCGATTTGAATTTCCatcattacctctgcctcttgtCTCAAAGTTTAGGGCAAAACTAGATCCTGAGGTTTCACCTGCATCTTTGCTGCAAATCTCCTCAACCAAAATTAAATCTCGTATGTCATTGTACTTtggtttttcttttcttgtaGAATGGCTTACTGCCATCCTTATTGTCTCCCAACTGTTTAGCAAGGAAACCAGAACGATCAGTGCACAGATCTCATCATCAATATCAATTTCTACAAACgaaaattgatttgtgatagtgttaaactcattcagatgttgtgctactgatACATTCTTTGCCATCTTCAAATTGAACAGTTTCTTCATCAGATGCACCTTGTTGTTTGCTGACGgcttttcatacataccagaaAAAGCCTTTATCATATCTATTGTGGTCTTTTCCTTTACGACATTGTGTGCAACAAACCTAGACAGAGTTAGCCTGATAACTCCTAGTACCCATCTGTCAAGAAGAATCCATTCATCATCCTTCATCCTTAAAAGCGGCAAATGCAACTTCTTCCCATAAAGATAATCCTCGATttgcatcctccagaatccaaagtatgtgtcatcaaacttttctatttcAGGTGCCTTTCCtacttcctctgccattgctcccactcaaaCCTAATcttaggttctgataccaattgtagggAAATTATCACaaaattcctaaaaaaaaaaaaaaattatgagaaacaaaatagagaaaaaaaaacacGTCAAAGAAAATAAGCACacacaagacagtatttatgtGGTTTGACAATTTTCCTACGTTCACAGAGTTACAGAGATTTCACTATTAACAGGAAAAAATATAGAGTGCGGCAGTAcaatttttcctctctctctcaaaaCTGTATCAGAAAAACTCTAATTACCAAACTGAAACAACGGTTTCTATATATATCATGCACATAGGAATCACAATAAACTACAAAACGGACCaaaatttccccaaaaaaaaaaacgcaaCATTATTTTGAGTCAAATCATCATCCGGATCAAACAAAATTAGACTTCACAAAGCCAGTTTGTGTTTCGATCTTGTGATAGAACAAGGAACCTTTCTCAATGAAGGTACAATCATAGAGGGCATTTATCCCCCACTTTGCATCGTATTACTATATAGTCTAACGTTTTGTTAAGCCCATTTATCAGAGGAAATCCCTTCCGTGTGGTTGCCCATGTGAGTGCAGAATAAAATGGGCGAGCGGCTGTACTCTTTTCCATTCCTAAGGTGGTTCGCTCTGCCTCATATAAAACTGACATAAAGCAACAGGACTGCGTCAATGAAACGCCCAAGGCTGCCACAGCTGCCGCTCACAGAGTCACAGATCAGAATCGTTGCTGCCTCCCCGGCCTTCCCCATTTTTGGGTCGCAGAATTGATCAGAGAGCTATGGTAAACTGTCAGGCTCAGTTCACGAAGTAGCTTATGCCCACAATTTTTTAGCACTCTGTCCGACTGACTACCCATCATTTTCTTCTGTGACTTGTAAATGATTAACAGGGCATCTGCGGAGGAGGTTTTAGAGCCCCCCAACAACCTGATGAACGAGAAACAAAGCTTGGTGGAACCAGAGCTGTTCTCTTCGTATATGGTAATAGtatcttctcctttttttttttttgattacgcACCGAATTTCCACGTATTCGTTTtatggtccacgtgactaatcctgcgcctcTTAAAGTTGACTCCACAACTCCAAAGGAAAGGTAAATTTAGGAGTTCAAGGGCGAAAATGAGTCCAGAAGaatttgaacacctgacctcataagaggcactcccgcagcccacactaccacctgaatTGGAtagtatcttcttcttcttcatattCTTCTTAATTGtgagtagtagtagtagtagcgAGGTTGAGATTGGATTAATGGATTATATATGCAGGTATGGAGGGACTTGAAATCATGGCATACTCCTCAATCGTAAATAGCCTGGTAATATACTTCTCCACGTACATGAACTTCAGCATAACAAGATCAGCCACAACTCTTACAAACTTCATGGGCACAACGTTAATGCTTGCTCTCTTTGCGGGGTTCGTTACTGACACCTACTTGTCCAGATTCAACACTTGTGTCCTGTTTGGATGCATAGAATTGTTGGTACGTTTATTCCCCATCCAGGATATTTCCCACTACAGCCATCTAAACCTTGAAAGTAGTTGAAACAGTGCTCTGCTACACACTCAGTTCTGTGATCTAATAATCTGTCGTTTTTGTGAGGTTTTTCTCACTCTTAAAAATTGACCACTATCCCCTTCCATAACATGTGGGATAATTCCAATAATCTACCCCCTGCCCATCTGGCTCTAAATCCATCACATACCCGGCATCCGGAAAAAATGTTGTGTTGGGTGGTCTTGACATTCTTAATCTAAAAAGTTAACTCATCGGGTGAGGTTtcccctcacacttaataactgaccattAGTCTAttccacaaccgatgtgagatgacttaacattttttttttttttttgctaatatagggcggcacctcctaactttatccctcaaaattgaattaaatttaaaCAAGTGCAGCCCAGCTCAGCAAAGTATTTGACATGTGTAACTCATGGCAATAAAAAGATGTGATAGATTTCGTCCAACTTAGTCGAACTTGTTTGTCTTGATTAATAAATTAGTTTCTTGAACAGTTTACTCCATTGACCTTACGCATAAGCACTTCCATCTAGTAATAATGAGGATGCAAATGAATGGATTTGCTGGTGAGCTACTTTTAACATTTTGTTCCATAATATTTCATCTTAATTTCTTTATTGCCATAAATGAGTCAAACAAAAGCCCAACATACAGTAATCATCATCAGCTTGCGAGGATTGTTTAAGAAATGGGTTATATAtcaacaaaaattaaaactaGACAAACCAAGATGTAGATAATAGGCAAGACCTATACATGAATTCACACAATTGCATTTGAAACATAGCTAGGCTACAACTTTACAAGGCCTTTTTTTCCTGTGCGCTTTGGTGTATGATCAGTACTTCTAGAAGCTCGTACGTAATATGTGCTATCGGTTAATTTTTGTGGTACTTCTACAGGGATACACCCTCTTAACAATACAAGCACACTTCGACCAACTGAGACCCATTCCCTGCAAAGATGCTGCTCCCAGCAAAATGAATGAGTGTCATTCTGCAGACGGTGGGCAGGCTGCATTTCTCTTCATCGGTCTCTATTTGATTTCTTTAGGAAGCAGTGGTGTTAAGGCAGCTTTGCCACCACTGGGAGCTGGCCAATTCAACGAGAATGACCCGAAAGAGAAAGCTCTTCTCTCAAGCTACTTCAACTGGTTTTGGTTCAGCCTCATTGTTGGGTCCTTCATTGGAGTAACTCTTATTGTTTGGATAAGCAGCAACAAGGGATGGGATTGGGCATTCGCTGCATGCGCCATTGCTGTCCTGTTTGGCATTATCTTCCTGTGCATTGGCAAATCTGTTTATCGGCATGATATCCCCAATGGTAACTCCATCCTTCGCATTCTACAGGTAGTGCAACATAAAATTCTCTATTGTTGGACTTGTCTAGAGTATCAAAGTGATaatgatttttatatattaaCTTAAGAAAAAAGGAAGATGATAATCTCAGTCCAAAATGGCAATAAAAATTTAAGTCTGATTAATAGGAGAGAGTACCCTGTGCTTGAATTTAGGTATTCGTTGCTGCCATTCGGAACCGAAACCTCCCAATGCCAGAGAACGCTCACGAATTTTATGAGATTCATGACAATGAGGCTAGGATGGAAACTGAAATTCTTCAAAAAACTGATCAGTTTAGGTGTGCCTCCAAACTTCTCAAACTCAAATGTTAGCGTGATGATCAACCTTTagctaataataatatatttaccAGGTTCTTGGATAGGGCTGCAATTGTTAGGATCAATACCCAAAGCGCTTCAACAGCCGTTGCTCTGGGGCCCTGGCACCTGTGTACAGTCACACAAATTGAAGAAACAAAGATCCTAATCCGCATGCTCCCAATCATACTGAGCACCATCTTCATGAACACATGTGTGGCTCAGGCCCAAACTTTCTTTATCCAACAAAGCTCCACCATGGACACACGTATTATGGGTTTTCGAGTGCCTAGCCCCTCACTTCCGGCAATCTCCCTGCTGTTCATGCTCATCTTGATCCCCGTATATGACCGAATTTTCATCCCGCTAATCAGAAAGTTTACTGGGATTCCCACTGGAATTCAGCCTCTCCAACGGGTTGGGGTTGGATTATTGCTCTCAACCATTTCCATGGCCATTGCCGGAGTAGTAGAAACTCGTCGAAAATCTGTTGCAGTTCAGCATAACATGGTCGACTCAAAAGATCCTTTACCGATGAGTATGTTTTGGCTTGGATTCCAATATGTATTCTTGGGAGCAACTGATGTGTTCACACTGGTGGGAATCCTAGAGTTCTTTTACGCAGAGAGCTCACCGGCTATGAAATCATTAAGCACAGCCATCTCTTCCTGCTCCGTGGCATTTGGGTACTTCACGAACACGGTGATGGTGGAGGTGGTGAACAAGACCAGTGGTGGGTGGTTGGCCAGCAACAATTTGAATAGAGACAAGTTGAACTATTACTATTGGTTATTAGCAGGGTTGAGTGCACTGAATTTTGGGTTTTATTTGGTGTGTGCATCTTGGTATAGATATAAAAAGGTAAAGATGTGGATGGAAGTTAAATCTTGAAAGTAGTACTGGTGAGGTTAGGGGGAAGGTTGAACTGATGAGTATAACTTGGGAATTTATTTCCTAAGATTGTGTAGTTTCCTTTACTACTACACTTTTTTTTTCGTGGGTTTTTACTATTGGGCAGTTTCATTTGATGTAATTATTGGTGGAGTGTTTGAAAAGAAATTGCTATACTATTTTAACAACGAACAATGCTAGCTGGGTTTTACACTTAGAGTTGAACGTGTGCTCCAAAAGGAAGTTCAATAaagtatacattttttttttttttggataaaagaGGACGGCACCTCCTaattttattagaaaacccctcacttatggcggaggaatattgcGGTTCCAATCTTAAGACAATAATTAGAGTCATTGTGAACACTGTgtccaaaaaaaacaaaaacataaaaaaaaaaaaaaaaaaaaatcaataggaCACACTTAACGCTTGAAAAGGCACTTGGTCTAAAACTCCCAATCCATTACAGAAACAAAGTTTAATAATTTATGTCCAAGAGTCGCTCGTATTGCACGCATCCATTCCATCAAACAGGCATCTTCTTAATGATACTCACAACTTTTTTTCCAAGATTAAGGAATGATTTTATAAAGGCATGGCACTCTTTTATCTTAAAATTGGAATAGGTTAATTTCTTCTCCAGCAGAAACAAAATAACTGCCAAAAGAAAGGTCACATATGCTGAGCACAAGtacatcaatttttattttaaaacgcGTGGATTATGTATGTTTAAGCTGCACTGCAAAAGAATTACAAGCAATGTATGCTAGCATCACATTCATACTACTTCATCCACAGGTACCACATTACAAAAGAACAAAAGAACAAAGGGCTGCATAGTATGAGCATCCCTATTCCCATTCTTAATTACATTTTTTCTTGACCCTTCTTACTTCTATTGTGATGCCTTCACCAACAAGAACTGTCTTCGTTTGTAGAGCAAGTTTATAGGGTTTGGACCGAAAACTATTGTATAGAGCATACATGAGTCTTAGCAAAATTCATCTCTAAAGAAAACAAAGAGAGATAAAAAATTGGAATATATATGAGTCATTTGGCAAGATTTGCAATGCATGGACCTGAGATTAATTGAAGCATGACATAGTTGTATGCAGGGTGATAAGAAAAAGGACAGCTCTCACAAAATTTAAGTTATTGCATGAATCTAATGGTGGAGGCCAGTTAACAcgaaaaaaccaaaaaagaaatttaaaaaaagaaaaagaaagagggaACACCCCTCTGCCATTGGATAACTCCTAAGACATTACAACCTAATTCCATGTAGAGCACTAAATATTTATAACAAAGTCATATCAGATGCACTTATTGTCACAAGGGAATTTATTCccctttctttttctattttgtatAGAAACCTTCTCTAGTTTGCTTCAAAGAGCATCTTGAGAAAGAAAAGCTGAAAGGAGTCAAAGTAATTAAAAAATGCTCCTGAAGTTTCACATTCATTCAATAATAGTTTAAGAGATGCTCCTGGGCACAAGCTTAGGTGGTAAGGACAGAAGCCAGATAGCCTTAAAAGAGGGATACGTTTGGGGTTCGAACCCTACCAGTTAAGTGCATATTCCCGATTTACATCCTATGGGTGGAGGGCACTCTCGGCATAAGGGGGTTTGGTGCTGCACTGGGGGGGGGGGTCCAAATGGGCACGTCGGTGGCAAGAGTCCCtcgttacaaaaaaaaaaaaaaaatagattaagGGATTTTTGGTAGGGAAGAGGAGAGAGGCGGAAATAAACCCCTTCTTATTAATTGGGAATCCTTGTGGTTTCCAACTTCATATGGAGGTTTGGCTTTTAGGGACTTGCATTGTTTCAACAAAGCTTTATTGCTGaacattacaaaaaaataaaaaaagacttttagtgacagtaaaaaatcgtcactaataatagaaagcTATCACCATTGCTAATTAGTGACGgcttagtgacggttctaaattAGTTACTATAATTGTTGTATCAACTTAGTATTAGTAACAATTTCATAATTATTACTAATAATTGAGTATTAGTGGCGGATCTAGACCGTCATAAAAGGAGTAATACCGTCACTAAAACTAACAacattttttaattgaaaatcgTCAATTAaaacctactattagtgatggatatagattcgtcactattgcaaGAATTTTAGTGACTTCTCAAACCTTCACTATTAGGTTGATTTGTAATGAGGGTTTTAAAATTATCACTATTGtacaacttttagtgacggattcatAGCTATCACTATTGGCCGACtcttagtgacagtttcaaaaccacAACTAAAAGTCTCatacaatttaattttttttaaaaatttcacgCCCCAAACTTGCCAAGCGGGGCCTGGGGTGGGAAGTGTTGCAATCACCTATGTCTGacaccataacctcaatcacataataaaaaaataaataaaatcctcAATattataccaaagttctatataaacatcctaaaaatttcccaacatccagtatccatatatatatatttatctcaaaaaactaaaaacataaacccaaaacaacATTCAAGATCtctaccctctcacaaaaatgttgttagctttagtgtattcccaagagtgggatgaattggaattttaaaattttgtcctaagttcaactaatccaacaaccagtattacacaaacctagtgTCTATTTATGCAATTCCaatatgcgcagataaatataacatggaaattaaatcatatgcaacattcacactataacatatacgtgcagaaatataaattgcagaaatataaacagtgcacatacaatatgttatcgaggttcggccaattgtgcctacgtccccgtcttggctaCACCAATACAAAAATTCCACTACGGcccacttaacaggtggagcggcaccatttacaaccaggtcaaattcacagggctgacctcaacctttacaaactctcattGCGAAGCAgaaggtcaaattcacagggctaaccccaacccgATCCTTCCGGGCTAAATCaaaccccttcaggccacgcctagaatacaatctaATTACAATGCAAACCATGTGCAATATGTTGACCGAATAGGTCatgcctagttttgattatgaaaaatattcattgtatctaatgagtgtttgatattatgtgcaggaacctaaattgtcaagatcaagatgcacatagacaaagtgaagagtcaagacccaaaTCATTTTGGGTTGTAACATATAATGTAACAACCTGGAATTTCTGAACaaggttcatcaacgaatataggggattcattgacgagcacataagggatttcgtcgacgaagctacgactcgtcgacgagaaaatatcgagagacaggtttgggctactctgaatttcttcgacgaagggtaagattcgtcgatgaatttattgaaggactcgttgatgaggtgacgtgtcttgtcaatgaatccagccctataaatagttaaaactcatatttttatccatttttaatatcgctctctctctcttctctctctctctctctctctctctctctctctgcgtccctctctcacttctctcttcgtttctagGCCTGTTTCTCGccgaatcgaagatctgaggctaccacgacgctcctgattaagttctttgcaagtctgccgaaactgatcattggaaaagttgggttggatttcatcccaatctcagggtaaggcatgttattcaatatttgtctttccctcagttatgagaaatgttgtaggtaagaaaatactgatattttgttctgggaaatTTTGTTTTCAAGAAGTTGAgctgggaaccctgcgggtatagagcaaGAATTATATAGGGGC
The sequence above is a segment of the Malania oleifera isolate guangnan ecotype guangnan chromosome 8, ASM2987363v1, whole genome shotgun sequence genome. Coding sequences within it:
- the LOC131161539 gene encoding protein NRT1/ PTR FAMILY 4.5-like translates to MGICGGGFRAPQQPDERETKLGGTRAVLFVYGMEGLEIMAYSSIVNSLVIYFSTYMNFSITRSATTLTNFMGTTLMLALFAGFVTDTYLSRFNTCVLFGCIELLGYTLLTIQAHFDQLRPIPCKDAAPSKMNECHSADGGQAAFLFIGLYLISLGSSGVKAALPPLGAGQFNENDPKEKALLSSYFNWFWFSLIVGSFIGVTLIVWISSNKGWDWAFAACAIAVLFGIIFLCIGKSVYRHDIPNGNSILRILQVFVAAIRNRNLPMPENAHEFYEIHDNEARMETEILQKTDQFRFLDRAAIVRINTQSASTAVALGPWHLCTVTQIEETKILIRMLPIILSTIFMNTCVAQAQTFFIQQSSTMDTRIMGFRVPSPSLPAISLLFMLILIPVYDRIFIPLIRKFTGIPTGIQPLQRVGVGLLLSTISMAIAGVVETRRKSVAVQHNMVDSKDPLPMSMFWLGFQYVFLGATDVFTLVGILEFFYAESSPAMKSLSTAISSCSVAFGYFTNTVMVEVVNKTSGGWLASNNLNRDKLNYYYWLLAGLSALNFGFYLVCASWYRYKKVKMWMEVKS